From Enterococcus mediterraneensis, the proteins below share one genomic window:
- a CDS encoding 5-bromo-4-chloroindolyl phosphate hydrolysis family protein gives MMKKLLLTLLAAVGILFLLFAEMDGFHVMPGILLIGGIILIFFGAKRKKPTKKEELPALSKEKEAHYLKSGMSESEIDFFRETMNQAKSQIQHLQGNINNSAKLKAIDLRHDTLRAAKALFKELVKEPQKLHSASHFLYTHLPNMVDLTDKFIEINSHEIKSKETYDKIEESSQIIDQMAALISQDYQQFVADDLDDIDIELSIAKQSLKRDNG, from the coding sequence ATAATGAAAAAACTGTTACTCACATTGCTCGCTGCAGTAGGAATCCTTTTCCTTTTATTTGCCGAGATGGATGGGTTTCATGTCATGCCCGGCATTTTACTTATTGGAGGTATCATATTGATCTTTTTTGGTGCAAAACGAAAAAAACCAACGAAAAAAGAAGAACTTCCCGCCCTTTCGAAGGAAAAAGAAGCTCATTACCTTAAAAGCGGTATGAGTGAAAGCGAGATCGATTTTTTCAGGGAAACAATGAATCAAGCGAAATCGCAAATCCAACATCTGCAAGGAAACATCAACAACAGTGCAAAATTGAAAGCTATCGATTTGCGCCATGACACGTTGCGAGCTGCCAAGGCTCTGTTCAAAGAATTGGTCAAAGAACCGCAAAAATTGCATTCTGCCAGCCATTTTCTTTATACACACTTGCCAAACATGGTGGATCTGACCGATAAATTTATCGAGATCAACAGCCATGAGATCAAAAGTAAAGAAACCTACGACAAAATCGAAGAAAGTTCTCAAATCATCGATCAGATGGCTGCGTTGATCAGCCAAGATTATCAGCAATTTGTCGCTGATGATTTAGATGATATCGATATCGAACTTTCGATTGCCAAACAAAGCTTAAAACGAGATAATGGATAA